One window of Vespula pensylvanica isolate Volc-1 chromosome 13, ASM1446617v1, whole genome shotgun sequence genomic DNA carries:
- the LOC122633959 gene encoding ras-related protein Rap-1 isoform X1, giving the protein MHTYYRRSDKTKKRGKFSVQMMKGRHHFRRRFSLQPSSLKEGQEDGTTKNVRSERLSESDSGGGGDGGKSVESSVRHKIVVMGAAKVGKSAIINQFLYGTFTPKYKRTVEEMHHGDFNVSGIHLTLDILDTSGSYEFPAMRDLSIKSADAFVLVYDVNDVNTFHEVKTLRALILNTKGVVPIVVVGNKLDLVEKEQEVDSESTRELVTAKWENGFVQVSAKDNLNISQVFKELLLQAKLKYNLSPALRRRRRQSLPPPPHLNSRSSSAHVPSPAQLQHLQQIRERAESKRNSCILS; this is encoded by the exons ATGCATACATATTATCGAAGAAGcgacaaaacgaaaaagagagg GAAATTTTCGGTACAAATGATGAAGGGTCGTCATCATTTTCGACGTCGATTCAGTCTACAGCCGTCATCGTTGAAGGAAGGACAGGAAGATGGAACAACGAAGAACGTTAG AAGCGAAAGACTATCGGAATCGGAcagcggcggtggcggcgatGGAGGAAAATCGGTCGAAAGTTCTGTAAGACACAAAATCGTTGTGATGGGTGCTGCAAAGGTCGGCAAATCGGCAATAATCAACCAATTTCTTTATGGTACTTTCACACCAAAATACAAGCGCACGGTTGAGGAAATGCATCACGGGGATTTTAACGTTTCCGGTATTCACCTTACTCTTGACATCTTGGACACGTCCGGCTCGTACGAGTTTCCAGCAATGAGAGATCTTTCCATCAAATCTGCCGACGCGTTTGTCTTAGTCTACGATGTAAACGATGTCAATACCTTTCACGAAGTGAAAACGTTGAGGGCATTGATATTGAATACGAAAGGAGTAGTACCTATCGTTGTTGTAGGTAACAAATTGGATCTCGTCGAGAAGGAACAAGAG GTAGACAGCGAGAGTACCAGAGAATTAGTCACCGCCAAGTGGGAAAACGGTTTCGTTCAAGTATCTGCAAAAGATAATTTGAATATCTCTCAAGTTTTTAAAGAATTGTTATTACAGGCAAAGCTAAAATATAATCTGAGTCCTGcattacgacgacgacgccgtCAATCCTTACCACCGCCTCCGCATTTGAATTCTCGCAGTAGCAGCGCGCACGTACCATCACCGGCGCAGCTGCAACACTTGCAACAAATACGCGAGCGCGCTGAATCAAAGAGAAATTCTTGTATTCTATCGTAA
- the LOC122633959 gene encoding ras-related protein Rap-1 isoform X2 yields MMKGRHHFRRRFSLQPSSLKEGQEDGTTKNVRSERLSESDSGGGGDGGKSVESSVRHKIVVMGAAKVGKSAIINQFLYGTFTPKYKRTVEEMHHGDFNVSGIHLTLDILDTSGSYEFPAMRDLSIKSADAFVLVYDVNDVNTFHEVKTLRALILNTKGVVPIVVVGNKLDLVEKEQEVDSESTRELVTAKWENGFVQVSAKDNLNISQVFKELLLQAKLKYNLSPALRRRRRQSLPPPPHLNSRSSSAHVPSPAQLQHLQQIRERAESKRNSCILS; encoded by the exons ATGATGAAGGGTCGTCATCATTTTCGACGTCGATTCAGTCTACAGCCGTCATCGTTGAAGGAAGGACAGGAAGATGGAACAACGAAGAACGTTAG AAGCGAAAGACTATCGGAATCGGAcagcggcggtggcggcgatGGAGGAAAATCGGTCGAAAGTTCTGTAAGACACAAAATCGTTGTGATGGGTGCTGCAAAGGTCGGCAAATCGGCAATAATCAACCAATTTCTTTATGGTACTTTCACACCAAAATACAAGCGCACGGTTGAGGAAATGCATCACGGGGATTTTAACGTTTCCGGTATTCACCTTACTCTTGACATCTTGGACACGTCCGGCTCGTACGAGTTTCCAGCAATGAGAGATCTTTCCATCAAATCTGCCGACGCGTTTGTCTTAGTCTACGATGTAAACGATGTCAATACCTTTCACGAAGTGAAAACGTTGAGGGCATTGATATTGAATACGAAAGGAGTAGTACCTATCGTTGTTGTAGGTAACAAATTGGATCTCGTCGAGAAGGAACAAGAG GTAGACAGCGAGAGTACCAGAGAATTAGTCACCGCCAAGTGGGAAAACGGTTTCGTTCAAGTATCTGCAAAAGATAATTTGAATATCTCTCAAGTTTTTAAAGAATTGTTATTACAGGCAAAGCTAAAATATAATCTGAGTCCTGcattacgacgacgacgccgtCAATCCTTACCACCGCCTCCGCATTTGAATTCTCGCAGTAGCAGCGCGCACGTACCATCACCGGCGCAGCTGCAACACTTGCAACAAATACGCGAGCGCGCTGAATCAAAGAGAAATTCTTGTATTCTATCGTAA